The following are encoded together in the Zingiber officinale cultivar Zhangliang chromosome 8A, Zo_v1.1, whole genome shotgun sequence genome:
- the LOC122010796 gene encoding calumenin-like codes for MAKAGAIYVLLAVAFLLFLSLSPSPNHAPKRRRHNRRLAHLPHVAFDPLLAELERRVEEGGLLDVESFKRKLEEMKDRSKVDGGGDAVINIEDYFGQNGRLNLTERLAYLFPMLDRFPHDGGISHHELEVWFQRQAVDRLVHRTQRQMAQRDGDGDGELTLQELETEHGSTSSLFWDTNDPGSSASLEEQFSNADSDANGYLNAFEFKGFLFPEDSLNPKIKLWLLKEKLREMDQNEDGKLDMKEFGDRAYQIFRTYSEYDDEHLQRQPANVEEEFKRLDIDEDDFLTAEELRPIFHQLCPGELSHTTHYANYLMRKADENRDGKLTLEEMIRQQYAFYSSVYEELEDENDDYDVYDHHDELRR; via the exons ATGGCAAAGGCGGGGGCAATCTACGTCCTCCTCGCCGtcgctttcctcctcttcctctccctctccccgtCTCCCAACCACGCCCCTAAGCGCCGCCGGCACAACCGCAGGCTGGCCCACCTCCCCCACGTGGCTTTCGACCCCCTGCTGGCCGAGCTCGAGCGCCGCGTCGAGGAAGGAGGCCTCCTCGACGTCGAATCATTCAAACGGAAGCTCGAGGAGATGAAGGACCGGAGCAAGGTGGACGGCGGCGGAGACGCCGTCATAAATATCGAGGACTACTTCGGCCAGAACGGCCGGCTCAACCTCACCGAGAGGCTGGCGTATCTCTTCCCCATGCTCGACAGGTTCCCCCACGACGGAGGGATCAGCCACCACGAGCTCGAGGTCTGGTTTCAGCGGCAGGCGGTCGACCGCCTCGTTCACCGCACCCAACGCCAGATGGCGCAgcgcgacggcgacggcgacggcgaacTCACGCTCCAAGAGCTCGAGACGGAACACGGTTCGACATCATCCCTGTTTT GGGACACAAACGATCCAGGGAGTTCTGCGTCATTGGAAGAACAATTTTCCAACGCAGATTCAGACGCCAATGGATATCTCAATGCCTTCGAATTCAAAGG TTTCTTGTTTCCCGAGGACAGTCTAAACCCAAAGATCAAGCTCTGGTTGCTGAAGGAAAAACTGAG GGAAATGGATCAAAACGAAGATGGGAAACTAGACATGAAAGAATTTGGCGACCGAGCGTATCAGATTTTCCGAACTTACTCCGAGTATGACGACGAGCACCTCCAACGTCAACCGGCCAACGTAGAAGAGGAGTTCAAGAGGCTAGACATCGACGAAGATGA ttttCTGACAGCTGAAGAACTGAGGCCTATATTTCATCAACTCTGCCCCGGTGAGCTTTCCCATACCACACATTACGCGAACTACTTGATGCGTAAG GCTGATGAAAACAGAGACGGTAAATTGACACTGGAGGAAATGATACGGCAGCAGTATGCCTTCTACAGCAGTGTTTACGAGGAACTGGAAGATGAAAATGATGACTACGACGTCTACGATCATCATGATGAGCTTCGGCgatga
- the LOC122009063 gene encoding cysteine protease ATG4A-like — MRDPSLAIGFYCRDKDFEDFCSPATQLADKSDGAPLFTIVHNLQPSKPISHNDSCAVGTDAFRSKKFSGIDDQSQQDEWQIL, encoded by the exons ATGAGAGACCCATCATTAGCCATTGGTTTTTACTGCAGAGATAAGG ATTTTGAAGACTTCTGTTCTCCTGCCACTCAGCTTGCAGATAAATCAGATGGAGCCCCTTTGTTCACTATTGTCCACAATCTCCAACCCTCAAAACCAATTTCGCACAATGATTCTTGCGCAGTTGGTACTGATGCTTTCCGCTCAAAAAAATTCAGTGGAATTGATGATCAGAGCCAACAAGATGAATGGCAAATTCTCTGA
- the LOC122009062 gene encoding tetraspanin-19-like isoform X2 — protein sequence MGRWVRSCLQSMLKMVNSVIGLLGMGMIMYSMWMFRSWYKQFDGFPSSFDSSPPWFIYIFFGLGIFHCLITCAGLIAAETVNIHCLSCYMSFVFLLIVSESAITADIYLNKNWEEDFPEDPTGKFDELKKFVRSNQEMCKWIGLLIVAAQALSIILAMVLKVLGPNIETDYDSDDDYIPARLPLLRNQSQPNLTLKNYSWNVKL from the exons ATGGGGAGATGGGTAAGGAGTTGCTTGCAATCGATGCTGAAGATGGTGAACTCCGTGATTGGGTTGTTGGGGATGGGAATGATCATGTATTCCATGTGGATGTTTCGATCCTGGTACAAGCAATTCGATGGTTTTCCTTCTAGCTtcgattcctctcctccatg GTTCATTTACATTTTTTTTGGTCTGGGCATCTTCCACTGCTTGATAACCTGTGCTGGTCTCATTGCAGCTGAAACAGTTAACATCCACTGTCTTTCTTGT TACATGTCATTTGTCTTTCTGCTAATCGTTTCGGAAAGTGCAATTACTGCTGATATATATCTGAATAAAAACTGGGAGGAG GATTTCCCAGAGGATCCAACTGGTAAATTTGACGAGTTAAAGAAATTTGTGAGATCAAATCAGGAAATGTGCAAATGGATAGGTTTGCTAATTGTGGCTGCACAA GCATTATCTATCATCTTGGCTATGGTGCTAAAAGTTCTTGGGCCCAACATTGAAACCGACTATGACAGTGATGATGACTACATCCCTGCTAGGCTCCCGCTTTTGAGAAACCAATCTCAACCCAATTTAACTCTAAAGAACTATTCCTGGAAT GTCAAACTTTGA
- the LOC122009062 gene encoding tetraspanin-19-like isoform X1, with translation MGRWVRSCLQSMLKMVNSVIGLLGMGMIMYSMWMFRSWYKQFDGFPSSFDSSPPWFIYIFFGLGIFHCLITCAGLIAAETVNIHCLSCYMSFVFLLIVSESAITADIYLNKNWEEVCISLNDSFVGFSFLFCALHISCFILSLHQDFPEDPTGKFDELKKFVRSNQEMCKWIGLLIVAAQALSIILAMVLKVLGPNIETDYDSDDDYIPARLPLLRNQSQPNLTLKNYSWNVKL, from the exons ATGGGGAGATGGGTAAGGAGTTGCTTGCAATCGATGCTGAAGATGGTGAACTCCGTGATTGGGTTGTTGGGGATGGGAATGATCATGTATTCCATGTGGATGTTTCGATCCTGGTACAAGCAATTCGATGGTTTTCCTTCTAGCTtcgattcctctcctccatg GTTCATTTACATTTTTTTTGGTCTGGGCATCTTCCACTGCTTGATAACCTGTGCTGGTCTCATTGCAGCTGAAACAGTTAACATCCACTGTCTTTCTTGT TACATGTCATTTGTCTTTCTGCTAATCGTTTCGGAAAGTGCAATTACTGCTGATATATATCTGAATAAAAACTGGGAGGAGGTATGTATTTCTCTGAATGATTCTTTTGTTGGATTCTCTTTTTTATTTTGTGCACTTCATATATCTTGTTTTATTCTTTCTCTACACCAGGATTTCCCAGAGGATCCAACTGGTAAATTTGACGAGTTAAAGAAATTTGTGAGATCAAATCAGGAAATGTGCAAATGGATAGGTTTGCTAATTGTGGCTGCACAA GCATTATCTATCATCTTGGCTATGGTGCTAAAAGTTCTTGGGCCCAACATTGAAACCGACTATGACAGTGATGATGACTACATCCCTGCTAGGCTCCCGCTTTTGAGAAACCAATCTCAACCCAATTTAACTCTAAAGAACTATTCCTGGAAT GTCAAACTTTGA